The following is a genomic window from Vibrio cyclitrophicus.
TCATTAGCAGACGTGGCTGCTAATGTAGGTGATTTATCAAATGCTCGTTCAAATAGAGAGAGCTTCTCGCTGGTCGTATAATGGCTTTGTAATGTGCCATTCTTATAGAAGCTGTAGAAACCCTTTCGGTAAGTATCCGGCAAAATAAATTGCACTTCTTCAGCCAGTTGGAAATCGCGGATGTGAGTCAGACTACGCTGTTCATCTTTCAGCACATCAAACCATTGGGAAACTTGTCCGTCCTGATGCGTTACTAACAGGGAGTAAGCACCCGATAATAAATCGATGCTTTTAACGGCGTGCTTCGCATCATTCAAACTAAGATCAATGACTTCGCGAACATCAAAACCAACGTCCGATCGCTTTAATATCACGAGATCAGATTGAGATCTTAGGTATAGAGTTTGCCCATCAGGGGTAATGAGCAGCTGTTGCTGTAAACCTAGCTTGTCCGATAGCCATTGGCTTTTTTTAAAAGTATATGCACCTGCAAGATCACTCTGGTACCACTTAACAAGGACTCGCTGATCTGTTAACTGAGCAATAACGGTGATATCACGTCCACTTTTAGAAAACGCGAATTGTTCGATCACAGCACCATTTGCAGGTTCATCGTGTAAAAAAGGCTCAGGGAGCGTGATCTGTTCTATTTTTGGCTCTGTCTCTGTGCCCTTTTGCAGCACAGGCGCACTATACTCTGGGTAGAAAAAAGTCATGTTGCTTGCGCCATCCGCAAAGGCAAACCAATTTTCAGAAGGGGTATTTCGAGAAAAAGCTATTGGATTGGTTACAACACTACGCTCAAAGTAAGAGTGTTTTTTTTGAGAGTCTAAATCCCAAAATTGTACCAAACCAGATTTTTCGATGGTAAATGCATGTTGGCCATATTCATCAACAGATAAAGCGATAGGCTCTTCTACAGCAACGGTTTTAACGACTTGAGCCGTCTCTAAACCGGTATCAGAAAATACGGGTAAAATAACCATCGCCAAGTAAACAAAGATCAAAACCAAAGCAGCTAAAACACTGACGCCGCCACATGTCACGGAAAAACGGACGAGACGATCTTTCAACCATCTTTTTTTGTCGCGTTCTTTCAATGAAAATTGGGCTGAAGCCATCTGTTTATCTACCTTTTTTTAGCTACTGACATAATATGTACCTTAGATGACAGTTATATTACAAGTAACGTTAAACAACTGATACTAATAACAAGTTTGTTCACCTTATTTCTTAAAATAAGATCGTGCCTTTTGTGAATCTTATTGTTCTAAATTAAAATACCGCCTCAATAACCTGCATTCTAGGACTAATCATAACGATGGAAAAAGACTATGTCACAAAAGAACTTAGCTGGTTATCTTTCAATGAAAGAGTACTGCAAGAAGCGGCAGATAAATCGGTTCCATTGATCGAAAGGGTCCGTTTTTTGGGCATTTACTCCAAAAATCTCGATGAGTTCTACAAAGTCCGATTTGCTGATGTAAAACGTAAGATCTTGTTAAAAGATCCACCGTCAACAAATGTTCCCAAAACCTTGCTGACCCAAATGCAGAACAAAACCAGAGATCTAGAGGTTCACTTCCATGAACTTTATAATGATTTATTATTGGAACTAGCACGTAACCGTATTTTTTTGGTCAACGAACAGCAAATCAGCACAGAACAAAGTGAATGGGTTAGAAAATATTTTAGAAAGAAAATACTCCCGCACTTAACCCCTTTATTGCTAAACGAAGATAGCTTGTTGCTCAACACCCTAAAAGATGATCAGAGCTATTTAGCCATCGACATCAACCGTAATAGATCTTCTCAATATGCCTTACTAGAGATCCCATCTGAACAACTCCCTCGTTTTGTCAAACTTCCAGAGACTTCAGATTCACAACGTACAACTTTGATCTTATTAGATAATATAGTTCGATTCTGTTTAGACGACCTGCTAAAAGGGTTCTTTGATTATGATTCGTTGAGCTGCTTTGCCATTAAAATGACTCGCGATGCCGATTACGATCTGCAAAAAGACTACGATTTTCAGAAAAGCAACGGCCTACTAGAGGCAATGTCATTAGGCTTAGAACAGCGTCTCACAGCACTGCCAATTCGCCTCATTTATGAATCTGAAATGCCATCAAAGATGCTGAGTTATTTGCGACTAAAGCTCAAGCTATCAGATTATGACAGCGTCATTGCAGGTGGGCGATATCATAACTTCAAACACTTTTCTGAGTTCCCAAGCCTCAATCGACACGACTTAATTAATCGCCCCCTCTCAGCAATTAAATGCGCTCAATTCAACCATTACCCTAACTATTTTGAAGCTATCAAAGCACGCGATATCTTATTACATTATCCCTATCACACCTTTGACCACATCACGGAACTGGTTAGACAAGCCTCATTTGACCCGAAGGTAAAGGCTATAAAGATCAATGTCTATCGTGTAGCTAAAGGCTCAAAGCTGCTTAACTCCATTATTGATGCTGCACATAATGGTAAGAAAGTGACGGTCGTGGTTGAGCTGCAAGCCCGCTTTGATGAACAAGCCAATATTCAATGGGCGAAGACTCTTCAAGACGCTGGTGTCAAAGTACTCCATGGCCTACCAAGTTTAAAAATTCACTCCAAGCTACTGCTCATTAAAAGAAAAAACGGCAAAGCGCTGGAACATTATGCTCATATTGGAACGGGCAATTTTCACGAAGTGACGGCTCGCGTCTATACTGACTTCTCTTTACTGACTGCAAATGAAGAGTTAACGCAAGAGGTTCGGCAAGTATTCAGATACATTGAAAACCCTTATCAAAAAGTACAATTTAAGCAGCTTATTGTTTCACCCAAAAATACCAGAAAGCGTCTTTATCAGTTGATCGACAATGAAATTCAGAATGCGGCAAATGACAAACCAGCATCGATCACTCTGAAATTAAACAACTTAGTCGACCGTGAGATCATCGAAAAACTGTATCAAGCCAGTCAGGCAAACGTAAAAGTGAGAATGATCATTCGTGGTATGTGTTCTTTGGTTCCAGGGCTCCCCAACGTCAGTGACAATATAGAGATCATTAGCGTGATAGACCGTTTTCTTGAACACCCAAGAGTAATGATCTTTGGTAATAATGATAATCCCAAAGTCTATATATCTTCTGCTGATTGGATGACGAGAAATTTTGACCGTAGAATCGAAGTGGCGACGCCAATTTTAGATCCAAAGATCAAGCAAACTATTATCGACATCACTGAGTTTCATTTTGACGACTGCAACAAAGCCCGAAGACTTGACCGAACAATGAGCAACCATTACTTAGCACCACAATCTAACCGCTTAGATGATTCAACGTCACAGCTTGCGACTTACCACTATATTAAACATATTGAGAAACTGGCTCGTAAGAAATACAAGCAAGAGAACAAATCATGCAGTTAATCGAAAGTAAACGCCCCAGATGTATCGCAGCTATCGATTTAGGTTCGAACAGCTTCCATATGGTGGTCGCTCAAGTTTTTGAACAACACCTACAATTGGTTAGTCGACATAAGCAAAAAGTCAAATTAGCCGACGGATTCAATGAGCATCAATGTATAACCGAAAGTTCTATCGAAAGAGGCTTGGCATGCCTGACACTCTTTGCCGAAAGGCTCACTGACTTTAAAATTGATGATGTCAGAGTGGTTGGCACACACACGCTAAGAAAAGCGAAGAACTCAAAAGAATTTTTGGAACGAGCGAAGACCATATTCCCCTTTCCTATAGAAATAATTTCAGGCCCAGAAGAAGCTCGGATTATCTATAATGGTGTCGAGCATACACAAGTAACCTCCAACACTAAGCTCGTGATTGATATCGGAGGAGGAAGTACCGAAATAGTTGCGGGGCAAGGCTTTACACCCAAGATTACGCATAGCTTATCAATGGGGTGTGTCAGTTTCACTCAGCGTTTTTTTGCTGATGGTAAGCTCTCATCGCAACAGTTCTCCGAAGCCTATTCTGCAGCTATTCAACTATTAACTCCTTTGGTTGATGACTTCCACTTTTTAACTTGGGATATCGCCTTTGGTTCATCGGGTACTACTAAATCAATCAAAGAGGTACTCACTGAATTAGGGTTTAACGACGGCCTCATTACGCCGCAACGTTTGTCCTATTTAAAAAACCACTTATGTGAATTTCCATCATCTGAGAAATTAGACCTATCAGGTCTAAATGATGAGAGAAAGTCAGTGTTTGCAGCTGGTGTCACCATTCTTTCAGCAGCCATGGATACGCTAGACATCAAGGAGTTACATTTTTCTGATGGTGCCCTGAGAGAAGGCGTTCTTTATGACATGGAGGATAGATTTAAAGATATTGATGTTCGAACAAGAACTGCCGAAACGCTAGTCTCTCGATACCATGTTGACGTAGCCCATGGCCAGAAAGTCAAAGTACTCGCTCTTGCATTATTGAAACAAGTGCAGCCTCAAGTGACTACTACAGTCACTAATGAGCTATATGATCTGGTTGGTTGGACAGCATTGCTTCATGAGGTTGGACAAAGCATTGCATTTCAAGGCTATCACCGCCATTCAGCTTATCTACTCAAACATACGACAATGCCCGGTTTCAATACCGAGCAGCAACGCCTGATCTCAACATTGGTTCGTTACCAAAGAAAAGCACTCAAGCCACAAGATTTACCGGAACTTTCCCTGTTTGATCCACAACAAATAACGCTGCTAATCCGCATATTAAGACTCGCAATTTTACTCAATCGACAGCGAAGTCAAGCACTAGTCCCTGACGTCACCCTAACGATTGAACTACATGGAGATTGGGAATTAAAAGGCACCTGCAGCAACTGGTTAGCTGAAAATCAACTGCTTAATTATGAACTCAGAGAAGAACAAAAACGCTGGGGGTGTGCAGGATGGTCATTGATACTTAAATGATAGAGCTTCAACACAAAAACAGCCTGCGACTTCGCAAGCTGTTCATACGTTTTTTCTACGTCCAGTCGCCTTAATCAGAGCCCGACTTTTGCCAACTCTTTCTCTGCAAACTCAGACGGTATCGCTAAGTAACCATCTTTTTCTACAAGCTCTTGCCCCTGCTTTGAGAATATAAAAGTAAGAAACTCTCTCTCAACAGGAGAAAGCGGCTTATCGGGATGCTTGTTCACGTATACATATAAAAAGCGAGACAATGGATAGTCACCGCTTAAAATATTGACACGAGTAGGCTCAACAAATTGCGAACCTTGCTCTGCAATCGGAATTAATTTAACGCCAGCGACTCGATAACCAATGCCTGAATAACCTATCCCACTGACGGATGATGCGACAGATTGAACCACTGAAGCAGAACCTGGTTGTTCATTGACTCGATTCTTAAAGTCACCACCGCACAATGCGTTTTGCTTGAAATAGCCGTAGGTTCCCGAAACGGAATTACGCCCAAACAGTTGGAATCGATGTTTTGCCCAAGGTTGGTCTACGCCTAGATCTTGCCAATTGTTCAGAGGTTTCGTCGCACCACAGCGTAATGTCTCAGAAAAAATGGCGTCTATCTGGTGAAAATT
Proteins encoded in this region:
- a CDS encoding ABC transporter permease subunit, translating into MASAQFSLKERDKKRWLKDRLVRFSVTCGGVSVLAALVLIFVYLAMVILPVFSDTGLETAQVVKTVAVEEPIALSVDEYGQHAFTIEKSGLVQFWDLDSQKKHSYFERSVVTNPIAFSRNTPSENWFAFADGASNMTFFYPEYSAPVLQKGTETEPKIEQITLPEPFLHDEPANGAVIEQFAFSKSGRDITVIAQLTDQRVLVKWYQSDLAGAYTFKKSQWLSDKLGLQQQLLITPDGQTLYLRSQSDLVILKRSDVGFDVREVIDLSLNDAKHAVKSIDLLSGAYSLLVTHQDGQVSQWFDVLKDEQRSLTHIRDFQLAEEVQFILPDTYRKGFYSFYKNGTLQSHYTTSEKLSLFERAFDKSPTLAATSANELHLATLIDNKISVAKVDNEYPQISFSSLWQKVWYESYPEPQYVWQSTSANDDFEEKFSLIPITFGTIKAALFAMMFAVPVAVLGAIYTAYFMSPRMRRVVKPSIELMEALPTVIIGFLAGLWFAPIVETHLTAVFSLMVLLPLSTLLTGLAWFCLPKVVTSRFSNGWHALILIPVLIVTVVAVFAGGSSIEALLFDGDIRTFLASYGVDFDQRNALVVGFAMGFAVIPTIFTIAEDAIFSVPKHLSDGSLALGATAWQTLIYVVLLTASPGIFSAIMMGLGRAVGETMIVLMATGNTPILDWNILEGMRTLSATIAVELPESEVGGSHFRLLFLAALLLFIFTFAVNSVAEWVRQRLRDKYRAL
- a CDS encoding Ppx/GppA phosphatase family protein is translated as MQLIESKRPRCIAAIDLGSNSFHMVVAQVFEQHLQLVSRHKQKVKLADGFNEHQCITESSIERGLACLTLFAERLTDFKIDDVRVVGTHTLRKAKNSKEFLERAKTIFPFPIEIISGPEEARIIYNGVEHTQVTSNTKLVIDIGGGSTEIVAGQGFTPKITHSLSMGCVSFTQRFFADGKLSSQQFSEAYSAAIQLLTPLVDDFHFLTWDIAFGSSGTTKSIKEVLTELGFNDGLITPQRLSYLKNHLCEFPSSEKLDLSGLNDERKSVFAAGVTILSAAMDTLDIKELHFSDGALREGVLYDMEDRFKDIDVRTRTAETLVSRYHVDVAHGQKVKVLALALLKQVQPQVTTTVTNELYDLVGWTALLHEVGQSIAFQGYHRHSAYLLKHTTMPGFNTEQQRLISTLVRYQRKALKPQDLPELSLFDPQQITLLIRILRLAILLNRQRSQALVPDVTLTIELHGDWELKGTCSNWLAENQLLNYELREEQKRWGCAGWSLILK
- the ppk1 gene encoding polyphosphate kinase 1, which translates into the protein MEKDYVTKELSWLSFNERVLQEAADKSVPLIERVRFLGIYSKNLDEFYKVRFADVKRKILLKDPPSTNVPKTLLTQMQNKTRDLEVHFHELYNDLLLELARNRIFLVNEQQISTEQSEWVRKYFRKKILPHLTPLLLNEDSLLLNTLKDDQSYLAIDINRNRSSQYALLEIPSEQLPRFVKLPETSDSQRTTLILLDNIVRFCLDDLLKGFFDYDSLSCFAIKMTRDADYDLQKDYDFQKSNGLLEAMSLGLEQRLTALPIRLIYESEMPSKMLSYLRLKLKLSDYDSVIAGGRYHNFKHFSEFPSLNRHDLINRPLSAIKCAQFNHYPNYFEAIKARDILLHYPYHTFDHITELVRQASFDPKVKAIKINVYRVAKGSKLLNSIIDAAHNGKKVTVVVELQARFDEQANIQWAKTLQDAGVKVLHGLPSLKIHSKLLLIKRKNGKALEHYAHIGTGNFHEVTARVYTDFSLLTANEELTQEVRQVFRYIENPYQKVQFKQLIVSPKNTRKRLYQLIDNEIQNAANDKPASITLKLNNLVDREIIEKLYQASQANVKVRMIIRGMCSLVPGLPNVSDNIEIISVIDRFLEHPRVMIFGNNDNPKVYISSADWMTRNFDRRIEVATPILDPKIKQTIIDITEFHFDDCNKARRLDRTMSNHYLAPQSNRLDDSTSQLATYHYIKHIEKLARKKYKQENKSCS
- a CDS encoding PstS family phosphate ABC transporter substrate-binding protein — its product is MRLPISTLLAFAVVNPSYAEQSVESLPNYSKVPGISGSLLSVGSDTLAGMTTLWVEEFKSYYPNVNAQVQASGSATAPPALTEGTAHLGPMSRPMRLREVEAFEREHGYKPTALRVAIDAIGLFVHRDNPIEGLNFHQIDAIFSETLRCGATKPLNNWQDLGVDQPWAKHRFQLFGRNSVSGTYGYFKQNALCGGDFKNRVNEQPGSASVVQSVASSVSGIGYSGIGYRVAGVKLIPIAEQGSQFVEPTRVNILSGDYPLSRFLYVYVNKHPDKPLSPVEREFLTFIFSKQGQELVEKDGYLAIPSEFAEKELAKVGL